A stretch of Physeter macrocephalus isolate SW-GA chromosome 6, ASM283717v5, whole genome shotgun sequence DNA encodes these proteins:
- the YARS2 gene encoding tyrosine--tRNA ligase, mitochondrial isoform X2 translates to MAAPILRCISRGQGLGIPGLSGVLPVGLREAHSGAQGLLAMQKARGLFKEFFPERGTKTELPELFDRGTAGNFPQTIYCGFDPTADSLHVGHLLALLGLFHFQRAGHNVIALVGGATARLGDPSGRTKEREALEAERVQSNARALRQGLKALAANHQQLFANGRTWGNFTVLDNSAWYQKQDLVDFLAAVGGHFRMGTLLSRLSVQTRLKSPEGMSLAEFLYQVLQAYDFYYLFQHYRCRVQLGGSDQLGNIMSGYEFIQKYLKLFTFLPLPEIDHIMQLHVKEPEKRGPQKRLATEVTKLVHGQEGLDSAKRCTQALYHSSIEALEVMSDQELKELFKEASFSELVLDPGTSVLDTCRKANAIPGGPRGYRMITEGGVSINHRQVTNPESVLVVGQHILKNGLSLLKIGKRNFYIIKWLQL, encoded by the exons ATGGCGGCGCCCATTTTGCGGTGCATTTCCCGCGGCCAGGGGCTTGGTATCCCAGGCCTGTCAGGAGTCTTACCCGTGGGGCTGCGTGAGGCTCACTCGGGCGCTCAGGGGTTGCTGGCGATGCAGAAGGCTCGGGGTCTGTTCAAGGAGTTCTTCCCTGAGAGGGGTACGAAGACAGAGCTCCCAGAGCTCTTCGACCGTGGCACGGCGGGCAATTTTCCCCAGACCATCTACTGCGGCTTCGACCCCACGGCCGACTCGCTTCATGTGGGGCATCTGCTGGCGCTGCTGGGCCTGTTTCACTTCCAGCGAGCGGGCCACAACGTGATCGCCCTGGTGGGAGGAGCTACGGCGCGCCTGGGAGACCCAAGCGGCCGTACCAAGGAGCGCGAGGCGCTGGAAGCAGAGCGCGTGCAAAGCAACGCGCGCGCCCTGCGCCAAGGGCTCAAAGCCCTGGCGGCTAATCACCAGCAGCTCTTCGCTAATGGGCGGACCTGGGGCAACTTCACCGTGCTGGACAACTCGGCGTGGTACCAGAAGCAGGACCTGGTGGACTTCCTAGCGGCAGTGGGCGGCCATTTCCGCATGGGCACGCTGCTAAGCCGGCTGAGCGTGCAGACTCGGCTCAAGAGCCCCGAAGGCATGAGTTTGGCCGAGTTTCTATACCAGGTGCTCCAGGCCTATGATTTCTACTACCTGTTCCAGCATTATAGATGCCGGGTCCAGCTGGGTGGATCTGATCAGCTGGGCAATATCATGTCCGGATACGAGTTCATCCAAAA GTACCTGAAGCTCTTCACTTTTCTGCCCCTTCCAGAGATTGACCACATAATGCAGCTGCATGTCAAAGAGCCAGAAAAGCGGGGTCCTCAGAAACGACTTGCTACAGAAGTAACAAAGCTTGTTCATGGACAAGAAGGGCTGGACTCTGCTAAAAG GTGTACACAAGCCCTTTATCATAGCAGCATAGAGGCACTGGAGGTCATGTCTGATCAAGAGTTAAAAGAATTGTTTAAAGAAGCTTCATTTTCTGAATTAGTTCTTGACCCTGGAACAAGCGTCCTAGATACGTGCCGCAAAGCAAATGCCATTCCAGGTGGTCCCCGAGG ctatCGGATGATAACAGAAGGTGGAGTCAGTATAAATCACAGACAAGTAACAAATCCTGAGAGTGTTTTAGTTGTTGGACAACATATTCTTAAGAATGGACTTTCGTTacttaaaataggaaaaaggaaCTTCTACATTATAAAATGGCTTCAGCTATGA
- the YARS2 gene encoding tyrosine--tRNA ligase, mitochondrial isoform X1 translates to MAAPILRCISRGQGLGIPGLSGVLPVGLREAHSGAQGLLAMQKARGLFKEFFPERGTKTELPELFDRGTAGNFPQTIYCGFDPTADSLHVGHLLALLGLFHFQRAGHNVIALVGGATARLGDPSGRTKEREALEAERVQSNARALRQGLKALAANHQQLFANGRTWGNFTVLDNSAWYQKQDLVDFLAAVGGHFRMGTLLSRLSVQTRLKSPEGMSLAEFLYQVLQAYDFYYLFQHYRCRVQLGGSDQLGNIMSGYEFIQKLTGEDVFGISVPLITSTTGAKLGKSAGNAVWLNRDKTSPFELYQFFVRQQDDLVERYLKLFTFLPLPEIDHIMQLHVKEPEKRGPQKRLATEVTKLVHGQEGLDSAKRCTQALYHSSIEALEVMSDQELKELFKEASFSELVLDPGTSVLDTCRKANAIPGGPRGYRMITEGGVSINHRQVTNPESVLVVGQHILKNGLSLLKIGKRNFYIIKWLQL, encoded by the exons ATGGCGGCGCCCATTTTGCGGTGCATTTCCCGCGGCCAGGGGCTTGGTATCCCAGGCCTGTCAGGAGTCTTACCCGTGGGGCTGCGTGAGGCTCACTCGGGCGCTCAGGGGTTGCTGGCGATGCAGAAGGCTCGGGGTCTGTTCAAGGAGTTCTTCCCTGAGAGGGGTACGAAGACAGAGCTCCCAGAGCTCTTCGACCGTGGCACGGCGGGCAATTTTCCCCAGACCATCTACTGCGGCTTCGACCCCACGGCCGACTCGCTTCATGTGGGGCATCTGCTGGCGCTGCTGGGCCTGTTTCACTTCCAGCGAGCGGGCCACAACGTGATCGCCCTGGTGGGAGGAGCTACGGCGCGCCTGGGAGACCCAAGCGGCCGTACCAAGGAGCGCGAGGCGCTGGAAGCAGAGCGCGTGCAAAGCAACGCGCGCGCCCTGCGCCAAGGGCTCAAAGCCCTGGCGGCTAATCACCAGCAGCTCTTCGCTAATGGGCGGACCTGGGGCAACTTCACCGTGCTGGACAACTCGGCGTGGTACCAGAAGCAGGACCTGGTGGACTTCCTAGCGGCAGTGGGCGGCCATTTCCGCATGGGCACGCTGCTAAGCCGGCTGAGCGTGCAGACTCGGCTCAAGAGCCCCGAAGGCATGAGTTTGGCCGAGTTTCTATACCAGGTGCTCCAGGCCTATGATTTCTACTACCTGTTCCAGCATTATAGATGCCGGGTCCAGCTGGGTGGATCTGATCAGCTGGGCAATATCATGTCCGGATACGAGTTCATCCAAAA GTTGACTGGAGAAGATGTATTTGGAATCTCTGTTCCTCTAATTACAAGTACAACTGGAGCGAAACTGGGAAAGTCTGCTGGCAATGCTGTGTGGCTAAACAGAGATAAGACATCTCCTTTTGAATTGTATCAATTTTTTGTCAGGCAGCAAGATGATTTGGTAGAAAG GTACCTGAAGCTCTTCACTTTTCTGCCCCTTCCAGAGATTGACCACATAATGCAGCTGCATGTCAAAGAGCCAGAAAAGCGGGGTCCTCAGAAACGACTTGCTACAGAAGTAACAAAGCTTGTTCATGGACAAGAAGGGCTGGACTCTGCTAAAAG GTGTACACAAGCCCTTTATCATAGCAGCATAGAGGCACTGGAGGTCATGTCTGATCAAGAGTTAAAAGAATTGTTTAAAGAAGCTTCATTTTCTGAATTAGTTCTTGACCCTGGAACAAGCGTCCTAGATACGTGCCGCAAAGCAAATGCCATTCCAGGTGGTCCCCGAGG ctatCGGATGATAACAGAAGGTGGAGTCAGTATAAATCACAGACAAGTAACAAATCCTGAGAGTGTTTTAGTTGTTGGACAACATATTCTTAAGAATGGACTTTCGTTacttaaaataggaaaaaggaaCTTCTACATTATAAAATGGCTTCAGCTATGA